A single region of the Vicia villosa cultivar HV-30 ecotype Madison, WI linkage group LG4, Vvil1.0, whole genome shotgun sequence genome encodes:
- the LOC131594579 gene encoding ubiquitin carboxyl-terminal hydrolase 15-like, producing MLEPRESDIPVLFLVLVVLPLVAYVLLGKWSETATKRNRIALLAQLAAEEAFKAEQKMAVAEVIPPQPQVFYFPKNNESKHECARCSAPAKTRCSRCKFVRYCSGNCQIIHWRQIHKQECQPLETHESSSFPLPFSVDEFGHASPFYENLNNPYFGCNLNQTLRAREPSDNLVHPPTGTVAASATADISLFNNSQPSTLERRSSHKSNRESRRRDSGSIYESSIESSDYKATTSQETFTRQKSRNSSDNSVLEEETSKVNARGFGVYTYEQDGSRNTMHEDGNYQSLYENAFAPRNKYGCSNVSSAANNDEGVDEFETNIVTKGGNVVKGVNVNHHSDEVLQNKCSPEMTAVKGSAKTKRPSHPSSKVKSSKSPKSTSKTTIDFSGVEIEKKGKIPDEPKLSGSRGNVPSHAVNGITSTGLMKMMGLRKSTKHSVLASSEGSGVRSKKAKSIKMLFPYDEFVKIFQSEVFGIFPRGLLNIGNSCYANAVLQCLTSTKPLAVYLLYGSHSKSCCAKDWCLMCELEQHMMILRENGAPLSPSRILWHMRSINCHMGDGSQEDAHEFLRLLVASMQSICLEGLGGEKRVDPRLQETTFIQHTFSGRLQSKVKCLNCSHESERYENIMDLTLEILGWVESLEDALTQFTSPEDLDGENMYRCGRCTAYVRARKQLSIHEAPNILTIVLKRFQEGRYGKINKCITFPEMLDMIPYMTGTGDIPPLYVLYAVVVHLDTLNASFSGHYVSYVKDLQGNWFRIDDTEVQPVLVNQVMSEGAYILFYTRSYPRPPVELTGNAVKQLVSGPLETQKISKPGHSRHVSQSFVSEPSSNSPHTRPEIATTHLIDTSNGLLKRSTNRNVHPVIQTYAENVRQEFSDATTSSDWSIFTSSDEASFTTESTRDSFSTVDYGDSSSIMDPISSLFNYTPENNNYMKISHSRPLTRFFPKKGHIERVQKTTIWES from the exons ATGCTCGAACCGCGTGAATCTGATATTCCTGTCCTGTTTCTGGTCTTGGTTGTACTCCCTTTGGTCGCTTACGTCTTACTTGGAAAATGGAGTGAGACTGCCACGAAGAGAAATCGGATAGCTTTGCTCGCTCAATTGGCTGCTGAAGAAGCCTTTAAAGCCGAACAGAAAATGGCTGTTGCTGAAGTAATCCCCCCTCAACCTCAAGTCTTTTATTTTCCTAAGAATAACGAATCGAAACACGAGTGTGCTCGGTGTTCCGCTCCCGCTAAAACTCGCTGCTCCAGATGCAAGTTTGTTAGATACTG CTCGGGGAATTGTCAAATAATCCACTGGAGGCAAATTCACAAACAAGAGTGCCAGCCATTGGAAACTCACGAATCAAGCTCGTTTCCTCTGCCGTTTTCGGTTGACGAATTCGGTCACGCAAGTCCCTTTTATGAAAATTTAAACAATCCCTACTTTGGTTGCAATTTGAATCAGACTTTAAGGGCGAGAGAGCCTTCGGACAATTTGGTTCACCCGCCGACAGGCACTGTCGCAGCTTCTGCTACAGCTGATATTTCTCTTTTTAATAATTCTCAACCTTCGACTTTGGAGAGAAGAAGTTCCCATAAATCCAACCGAGAATCACGGCGAAGAGATAGTGGTTCTATTTATGAATCTTCTATTGAATCTTCTGATTATAAAGCTACTACTTCTCAGGAGACGTTTACGAGACAGAAG TCGAGAAATAGCAGTGACAATTCTGTGTTGGaggaagaaacttcaaaggtcAATGCAAGAGGCTTTGGAGTTTATACTTACGAACAAGATGGTTCGAGAAACACAATGCACGAGGATGGGAATTATCAAAGTCTATATGAAAATGCATTTGCGCCAAGAAACAAATATGGATGCTCTAATGTGTCGAGTGCTGCCAACAATGATGAAGGGGTAGATGAATTTGAAACTAACATCGTTACCAAAGGAGGAAATGTAGTCAAAGGGGTAAACGTAAACCATCATTCTGATGAAGTACTCCAAAACAAATGCTCTCCTGAAATGACGGCGGTTAAAGGAAGTGCAAAGACTAAAAGGCCGTCACATCCTTCGTCAAAGGTCAAAAGTTCTAAATCACCAAAGTCAACATCAAAGACCACAATAGACTTTAGTGGCGTGGAAATAGAGAAGAAAGGGAAAATTCCAGATGAGCCGA AACTTTCTGGAAGCAGAGGTAATGTCCCTTCGCATGCTGTCAATGGAATTACAAGCACCGGACTTATGAAAATGATGGGTTTAAGGAAATCAACTAAACACTCGGTACTAGCCTCCTCAGAAGGAAGTGGGGTAAGGTCGAAAAAAGCTAAGAGTATAAAG ATGTTGTTTCCTTATGATGAATTTGTGAAGATTTTCCAGAGTGAAGTCTTTGGCATATTCCCTAGGGGCCTTTTGAATATCGGAAATAG TTGCTACGCCAATGCTGTGTTGCAGTGCTTAACTTCTACCAAGCCCCTCGCTGTATATTTGCTTTATGGATCGCATTCGAAATCCT GTTGTGCTAAAGATTGGTGTCTCATGTGCGAGTTAGAGCAGCATATGATGATTTTGAGAGAGAACGGGGCTCCTCTTTCTCCGAGTAGGATACTTTGGCACATGCGGAGCATTAATTGCCACATGGGCGATGGAAGTCAGGAAGATGCTCACGAATTTTTAAG GCTTCTAGTTGCATCGATGCAATCTATATGTTTGGAGGGGCTTGGTGGTGAGAAAAGAGTAGATCCTAGATTACAAGAAACAACTTTCATACAACATACTTTTAGTGGTCGTCTTCAATCCAAG GTTAAGTGTTTGAATTGTAGTCACGAGTCAGAAAGGTATGAGAACATCATGGACTTAACGTTGGAGATATTGGGTTGGGTTGAGTCACTCGAAGATGCATTGACTCAGTTTACTTCCCCTGAAGATTTGGATGGTGAAAACATGTATAGATGTGGAAG GTGCACTGCATATGTTCGAGCTAGAAAGCAACTGAGCATTCACGAGGCCCCTAACATTTTGACCATTGTTTTAAAGAGGTTTCAG GAAGGAAGATACGGGAAAATTAACAAGTGCATAACGTTTCCTGAAATGCTAGATATGATTCCTTACATGACTGGGACGGGTGATATTCCTCCTTTATACGTGCTTTATGCCGTTGTTGTGCACCTTGACACACTGAATGCATCTTTCTCTGGACATTACGTTTCGTACGTGAAAGATCTACAAGGCAATTGGTTCAGGATAGACGATACCGAG GTTCAGCCAGTATTAGTGAATCAGGTTATGTCAGAAGGAGCATACATCTTATTCTACACAAG GTCCTATCCCCGTCCTCCGGTAGAATTAACCGGGAATGCCGTAAAGCAACTAGTCTCCGGTCCATTAGAAACACAGAAAATTTCTAAACCAGGACATAGCCGACACGTCAGCCAAAGTTTTGTCTCCGAGCCTTCATCGAATTCACCGCATACCAGGCCAGAAATCGCCACTACTCACCTTATCGACACCTCTAACGGCCTTCTTAAAAGAAGCACAAACAGAAACGTCCATCCAGTAATACAAACATACGCCGAAAACGTCAGGCAGGAGTTTTCAGATGCGACCACATCAAGCGACTGGTCCATTTTCACTAGCTCAGACGAGGCTTCCTTCACAACCGAGAGTACCAGGGACTCGTTCAGCACTGTAGACTACGGCGATTCGTCTTCCATCATGGATCCAATTTCATCTCTCTTCAATTACACACCAGAAAACAACAACTACATGAAGATTTCACATAGTAGGCCACTAACAAGGTTCTTCCCTAAGAAGGGTCACATTGAAAGAGTGCAGAAAACAACTATATGGGAATCCTGA